In Drosophila ananassae strain 14024-0371.13 chromosome Y unlocalized genomic scaffold, ASM1763931v2 tig00000060, whole genome shotgun sequence, one DNA window encodes the following:
- the LOC123258144 gene encoding uncharacterized protein LOC123258144, whose product MATFHFGGLSLRAKAREDSAPILASVRSFPRCTSADSDECFGLLKSVQVLVEKSANEERRSRGGKVPQESPLFLWPVLDPWRLGEGIVIAEQRGSQAAPTSRSGSEGFRKPRRKATGAEFAGKIPGFA is encoded by the exons ATGGCAACTTTCCATTTTGGGGGATTGTCTCTTCGGGCAAAGGCCAGGGAGGATTCGGCGCCAATTTTGGCGTCTGTGCGATCATTCCCTCGTTGCACCTCCGCAGATTCGGATGAGTGTTTTGGTTTACTGAAAAGTGTCCAAGTGCTAGTGGAAAAATCGGCGAACGAGGAGCGTAGGTCCAGGGGCGGAAAAGTTCCACAGGAAAGCCCACTGTTTTTGTGGCCAGTTCTGGATCCGTGGAG GCTCGGCGAAGGGATAGTTATTGCGGAACAGAGGGGAAGTCAGGCAGCCCCAACGAGTCGGAGCGGATCCGAAGGATTCCGGAAGCCACGACGCAAAGCAACAGGAGCAGAGTTCGCCGGGAAAATCCCGGGTTTTGCTTAG